A genome region from Prionailurus viverrinus isolate Anna chromosome A3, UM_Priviv_1.0, whole genome shotgun sequence includes the following:
- the SOX12 gene encoding transcription factor SOX-12, with protein MVQQRGARAKRDGGPPPPGPGPAEEGAREPGWCKTPSGHIKRPMNAFMVWSQHERRKIMDQWPDMHNAEISKRLGRRWQLLQDSEKIPFVREAERLRLKHMADYPDYKYRPRKKSKGAPAKARPRPPGGGGGGSRLKPGPQLPGRGGRRAAGGPLGGSAAAPEDDDEDDDEELLEVRLVETPGRELWRMVPAGRAARGPAERAQGPSGEGAAVTAASPTPSEDEEPEEEEEEAAAVEEGEEETVASGEEPLGFLSRLPPGPAGLDCSALDRDPDLPPPSGTSHFEFPDYCTPEVTEMIAGDWRPSSIADLVFTY; from the coding sequence ATGGTGCAGCAGCGGGGCGCGAGGGCCAAGCGGGACGGCGGGCCGCCGCCCCCGGGGCCCGGGCCGGCCGAGGAGGGGGCGCGTGAGCCCGGCTGGTGCAAGACGCCGAGCGGCCACATTAAGAGACCGATGAACGCGTTCATGGTGTGGTCGCAGCACGAGCGGCGGAAGATCATGGACCAGTGGCCCGACATGCACAACGCCGAGATCTCCAAGCGCCTGGGCCGCCGCTGGCAGCTGCTGCAGGACTCGGAGAAGATCCCGTTTGTGCGGGAGGCGGAGCGGCTGCGCCTCAAGCACATGGCGGATTACCCGGACTACAAGTACCGGCCGCGCAAAAAGAGCAAGGGGGCGCCCGCCAAggcgcggccccgcccccccggCGGCGGTGGTGGCGGCAGCCGGCTCAAGCCCGGGCCGCAGCTGCCTGGCCGCGGGGGCCGCCGAGCAGCGGGCGGGCCTTTGGGGGGCAGCGCGGCGGCGCCCGAGGACGACGACGAGGACGACGACGAGGAGCTGCTGGAAGTGCGCCTGGTCGAGACCCCAGGGAGGGAGCTGTGGAGGATGGTCCCAGCGGGGCGGGCTGCCCGGGGACCCGCGGAGCGCGCCCAAGGGCCGTCGGGCGAGGGGGCGGCTGTCACCGCCGCCTCCCCCACTCCGTCGGAGGACGAGGagccagaggaagaggaggaggaggcggcggcggtgGAGGAAGGCGAAGAGGAGACGGTGGCGTCGGGGGAGGAGCCGCTGGGCTTTCTGTCCAGACTGCCCCCCGGCCCCGCCGGCCTGGACTGCAGCGCCCTGGACCGCGACCCGGACCTGCCGCCCCCCTCGGGCACGTCGCATTTCGAGTTCCCGGACTACTGCACCCCCGAAGTTACCGAGATGATCGCGGGGGACTGGCGCCCGTCTAGCATCGCCGACCTGGTTTTCACCTACTGA